AGCTTAGGTTTAGCGCCAATACCCGCCGCTGGGAAGGTGGTGCTATAGACCGGAGTCGTAGACCCTTCCGGTAGGATTTCCAGGGGAATATTGCGCTCTTGGCCATTACTGTCTTTGTAGCCGCCCCGTCCCAATTGGTTCAGGGGAACACTGGGGTTGGCACTGAGGGGATCACCGGCCTGGGCGACAAAGGGGCTGGGATCCCGGACAACCCGATGGAATGACAGTCCGTTGTAGAAATTCTTACTGACGAGATCGACAAAGTTGCCAGCGGTGATGGGGGCATCATTCCCCGCGATTTCAATAATGATGGGGGAACCATTGACCATCAGTTCCACCGTGGCATTGCCCGTCAGACGGGGTAAGTTCTGAAAGGTGGCAGCGGTGTCGGTGGAGTCAGTAGGGCTGTTGGGGTTGCCATTGACTATGCCACAGCCGCTGAGCAAAAAAACGGCGGTCAAGACGCAGGTCCACACCAAGGGCTTGAGGGATTTAGCCATAAAACATTAACGGGGGTAAATGGGGGTAGGGAGAGGGGTTTCCTGGAGATTGGCTGGCAATGGCCTAGAGCCTATAGCCCTTCCAGGGGTACACTCAAAAATCGGGCTAACTCGGCCCCTTGGCTCTCTAGTACAGCAATGGCTAAGGGTTGGC
Above is a window of Prochlorothrix hollandica PCC 9006 = CALU 1027 DNA encoding:
- a CDS encoding peptidylprolyl isomerase; amino-acid sequence: MAKSLKPLVWTCVLTAVFLLSGCGIVNGNPNSPTDSTDTAATFQNLPRLTGNATVELMVNGSPIIIEIAGNDAPITAGNFVDLVSKNFYNGLSFHRVVRDPSPFVAQAGDPLSANPSVPLNQLGRGGYKDSNGQERNIPLEILPEGSTTPVYSTTFPAAGIGAKPKLQHSRGAVAMARSQYPDSASSQFYITLGDANFLDGNYAVFGYVTEGMDVVDGIKQGDTIKSARVISGAENLKLPQ